Sequence from the Vanacampus margaritifer isolate UIUO_Vmar chromosome 18, RoL_Vmar_1.0, whole genome shotgun sequence genome:
cttatatatgagtatacagactcctctttgtctactgatataaggggcagagtacgcttgactaaaattcttatcaataagtaatttttcttcagatttttgtaggtgggtttcttgtaggaggcaaatatctgcttttaattttaagagatggtctaaaattTTTATTCTTTCGTGTTGCATAATAAGAATCCAGTCACAATTCTTGCAAACTATGTCTTATGGAGAATGTAATATTAAGACGAATTAACCAGAATACAAGCTTTGTCCTTGAATAGCATGAGCAGTACAAGTTACTATATGCTCTGAACATTACTGATACCGATCCACTCCAACTTTGTAAACACGGGTGGGGgagatatatataaatttttcagACGAAAatttaacgaaaactaaaatagaatcCAATCCAATCAGTGCCCATCATTGTGCGAAATGTGAGTGAACATAGCGTGACGTTGCTCAAGCTTGTGCAGCCCAACAGGTTTCCCTGCTAGCACCTGCTCAATTACAGTTGTTCCCAAGTCAAACGAAACAAGAGCGAGACCTTGAATAAACCtttgggggttaaaaaaaacaaaaaacaagactcACAGCGTTAACTGACGCCGACAATATAGTTGGCCGCACCTATAGCGGACTGCAAGGACGATTAACGTGACATTCTGAGGTTGACAAACTTGGGTACAAAAGGCGTGGTCGCCGCCGTCCTGCGCATCCAGCTTCACAACTGCAAGAATAGTAACATCACGTACGCCTATCTTTTGAGACTGCAAAAGCTCCCTGGGTTGTTGAAAGTGTTCACTTGTTCTGCTTGTTGTGTCCATATGAAGATGGCACATACCCTTTGTTGGATCTTCCTCCTGTGCATCCACTGCCGACTCTGGACCGGAGCCGTAAGTTCAGATTTCTGTAAACGGAGACACTGGCCGGTTGCCTTTTCACGTATTTGGGAGAAGCTGTTGCATGTTATTCCCAAAAACCCCAATCATTCACTcgatttttcagttttttcttgggggaaaaaaaaatcatggcaaTTTATGAATGTTAATTCACTCATTTTTGCTATTTGGCTATTAAAAGTGTGAATAATTCATGCTCATTATATGAGATTATGAAAATTGGCATGATAAGATGTGCGTGGGAGAGGGTTGGACCCAAAGGCGGGGAGAAACAGCAGGGAGACAGAAATGGAGAGCTATGTGAGGAACTTTCTTAAAACATGTAGACACAGGCGAGTGGATGAGGACTGGACATGacttgactggacaggacgtgagaaGACTGGTATCCATGACTGGATGTGACGGGAGAAGATGAGAGAAGGCTGGTCgccaggacaggacaggatgaGAGGAGGGTGGCTTGACAGGACAGGATGAGAGGTGGGTGGCTCGACAGGACAGGACAAGAGGAGGGTTGCTTGACAGGTGGCTTCATTAAAATGTCTATGAACATTTGTTAAAATTACTGCAAATAGTGAAAAgctgtgaatactttttttttgcatttatgatTGTCAATTACACTGTggaacaactttttttgtaattctgtTGAGTTTGATCTGTATACTGGTTGAAACTAAAATAGTCCTGCTGGTTCCAAAATTGCacccagttttttttcttcctagcactgcattgttttttttctccacaggcAGTTTAGCCTGACACTCTATACTGTTCGCTAGTCTCTCAAGCACAAATAATGTTTAAAGCAAGATATAATTTACTACCACTGAATACTCAACAGTTGTTTAAGAACCATAATGAGTGTTACGATCTATGCAGACATTGACTTCAAAGAACCTAGGTTTGGTACAAGgaaaagtttttgtttaaaagtatGCGGCGTGAGGCTACTGAAGAGATTTATTGGGGAGTTGAAACGTACAAATATGAGAcagtttaaaatactgtataaaaataggATTTTCAAACAATATGAGGATGAGGGAGGATTGGTCAATTAGTAGGTGTGTTGGGAcaattgtcttatttatttttggtgacTACttcttggtttgtttgttttttctctccttgTTTTGGCTAGTTTGactatttgcttttatttttacgtttgtATTGTACGGAAAAGGATTaaagccagtgaagagagaaaaaaagtttggtaggttaagaaaatggatggatggattctgactttattctaagaattctgactttaaagtgagaattctgactttaatctcaggatTCAAATCAAAAGCCAAATTCCACTGATGAGCTACAGAAAGCTTGTTATAAGAATAGCTGATTCCAATTGGTTCCGTCAGCAGCTCTGCGGCAACTTGCTTGTTTGTCACAATTGTGAGGCGTGCAGCTTTCAAAAGGTCTGTACGAGCAATGGCTGCAAACACAAAGCTACAcagccagtgttagattaacaacTGAGATtattaaatctaacactagaaaagtgcttaagtgtccacaccaatgagtgtaaatctgacactttttaaagtgttaCTTCAAAGTGTTACTTGTTTCACACTTAAGCAGTGCTGACTGTTTGTGCAGGGGAGACAGACCGTCACTTGGTCCCCGACCGCCACCTTGGCGCGCCCAGGACAAAGAAATTAAGTTCCTTTGTCCTTCATGAGGTTGTAAAATTTACAACCGGCTGATAATTGTTACACTTTTTCAAAGTTTAGTGTTAGACTAAACATACTTtgcattgatttcatttttttaaattatttgttttttaaagaaaattgggATCCTCTCGCTCACAAATTTAACATCATCTTTGGATTCTGCAcccaaaaatgagttcaaaacAGCTGTCAGACAAACTCAAGGCTTTTTCATAATTCCAGATTaccggtatatatatatttttcctggcAATTATAATAAGCATCAACTCCCATCCACCTTATTCCTTCACCCCATGAGCCTTTGCATGAATAAGCAAAGTGtgcattacgtttgcgcatgcgtgaaagtcaagttaaaaaaaaaaagtgtggcaaTAAATAACGACTCCGGAGTGAACAAGGCAGCTGCCTTATTTCACGAAtccgatcaatgacatcattaatcAATTGTGCAAATGATGGCATTACAGTCGATGAGCGATTTTACATAAAATCCGTCCGATCACAATCAAGTTGATCAGATTTGCCTAACGTCTCGAGAAAACATCTAAATCCCGCTTCCATCTAATGTAGCAGGCGAGGagaatgacataaaaaaaaaaggccagcggCAACATAGTCTAACCATTTGCGCATTGTCTGAAGACTGAGTTCACTCGTCCCCTGAGTCTTTGTGTTTTCCGCTCTCCTGCAAGCCGACTTTTACGATGAATCAGAAAACTACCAAATCCAAATAGCAGGATACACGTTATCAGAATTCCAGAAAGGTAGATGTCAGAATCATAGTCATAGTCACATATTTGACTTCTTCTGCTGATTAGTACAACCGTCAACATCACAACAAGTtcccataaaataaaaaaatagcaaaattcTTACCGAAAGTCTCTTGCCGGAAGTTGGACGCATGATTGTTTCTCCATGACAGCCCTCAGGTAGTGGTCAGGGTCAGCCACCACAAGTACTTGTGAATAGCGTTCTGAAACCGCATCTTAACAATgtgccttttttcttcttctcctcctcgtcctcctcagTGGTCGAAGGGTACCATTCATGCAAAAGGTTGGTAGCCAAATGATAGTTTTTCAAAGCAAAGAAGGAATTGTTGTTGGTCCAACAGTCAATTGTGTTGCAGACAAAAGCTGCCCTCAAGGTTGGACTCGGTTGAACTGTCGCTGTTTCATCTACCAAGACAACCAGAGGGCCTTCACCGATGCTGAGGTTGGGACAGTGGCGATTCCACCACATCTGGCGATTGAAAACTTGAGAGTCTGAATACAAAACGTCTTGTCGACAGCCATGTCTAGGCCACTTTTTCACTCCGCCTTTCTCCCATCAGAGTGTCTGCAACATTCTCGGTGGGAATCTGGCGTCCTTCCACAATTTCGTGGAAGGCTTTTCCATTGTTGGGCTGCTTTTTGACTCTGGCTATAATGGTACCGAGAACATCTGGATTGGACTTCATGATGCAATTGAGGTGAAACGCTGACCAGTACTCAAAAACTTGATACACGATACTTGACAGAAGGTACTCAATACACGATATGCAGTATTTGGTACTGAGTAAACAATACTCAATAACCTATAggactataataataatatatataataataatgatgcatcaaatatatatgtgcatgtgtgtgtatataccgtacatatatatatatatatatatattattgctgtcaaagttgaagcgttaactaattaattaatctgaaaaaattatcccattaatcatgtattaacacaaattaatcacttttaattttgaccgcagatgatcctttagccgACAGTGTATCGTTCccttaaaggtagcacaggttgtgtttgagcaataaacataactacatgcattaaagtaaagcatttaataaatgtttgcgtatgacattcagaatatttgtttgttgtgtcaaactattggggtaattttttttaaaattttaaattatgcaagttattaactgattagaaaaacagaaggatgagtgtgtgcagtgcaTCAAAGAAtattgaagacatcctcattaaatgtagaaaaaaataacacataacaggtgctccttaaatttggcgggcaatttttttgataaaaagtctttttaattaagcgattgataaaaattctaagatgtgattaatctgatttgaaaatgtaatcgtttgacagctctaatatatatatatatatatatatatatatatatatatatatatatatatatatatatatatatatatatatatatatatatatatatatatatatattagagctttCAAACAATgacagtagtagtaatagtttcattagtttttgtGAACTCGAATAACCGTGCTCATGAACCATTGACAAGAGTCCCAAAATGTGACTTTGTGTTCCAGGACGATGACTTCATCTGGACTGATGGTAGTCAAGTAGACTTAGCATTCCTTCAATCTAATTTTAATTTTCAGCCTGATGGCAATGGGGACTGTGTCTTTTTCTCGGGACTGGGTGAGTGAAGATGCACGATTGAAGTTAGCTGAGGATCGGTCGCTGTGGTATTTCAACAtgtttttcttccaaatttAGGGTTGACAGATGGTTCCTGCACAGACGAATTTGGGTATGTTTGCAGCAGAGATTTGCTGCACAGCTAGTGAGTGCGCCGCTGCAGGAATGCGTGCTGGGGTAGGCAGAGCTTCGCCTGCGTGTGAAGAGCACAATAATCCTTATAAATAATACATGAGTAAAAGGATTTTAATTTTACTTCTCTGGtcttcactttttttattttgaatccaAAAATGGTCAAtcaatctcgttttttatttttgtatttatttttttacttttatttaggggatatatatatttgttgttgtttttatttccatttgtatttatcttttgtatcgattttttaaattatatttattatatctgtttttatttgtcacttttattcatttatttatttaatcatttatttacagttttggtcctccacagTGAGGACCCTATTGTATCTGTACAAATTATTCTTCTCCtaaatgaatcacattttttggGACTTAAGCATGTACAAAAACTTTGCACTCACTTGGGCCCTGgctaaaaatgttatattataaACTTGTCATCTATTTAATTGTAGTGGTAGTGCCacctaacctggcaatagccagatagatattgtgattcactaaaagagttctccacaatatcaatcaagGACTGCACCCctgtgatttgctcgggaatggtgggacattctgtacaatacttcaagctgattggacgatgtggcatcttgtacacatttgttttgaccaatcatgggCACGGATTTGTTCTGGTcaaaggaaggggggggggggtagcccgaacatctttaccagctaaaaatgcacgaagcgccccttgctgttcaacatttaacaaggaaacggtgagtaattctgcgagaacagaattaattgcagcgtccattcgtccatgttaggtttgttttcTTACCCCGGTATCGGCACTGGCTTCCTGGTTtggtcacagctgcatatcacgccccaaacacaatgttgctCTGTAATTATGTTGTTcggatcggtggaaatcaacaggctcggtacaagatgtattctcgggagtttgtgaactcacaaataccacgagaattcatcttgcggAGCAAGGTTAAGCACCAAAAagaaatactgaaataatgtttttttttcttctacgtTTTCCTCTAAGCAGGTTAACCAGAACTGCCTCatatttgctcataaaagtgtTTAGGCGTTCATGATGTTACAACATAAAATTGTGAGTTTTCACGAATATTTGTTGCCGTGGCAATAAACTGTGCGCCAAGAAAGCAACGCTGATTTTGAGGGCCTAAATATGcatgaaaactcatgaaacttggtACACACACCTGGCCTGGCAAACTTAGCAATATTGTATAGTGTAGTGTgcgataaaaaaacaaaaagactcaCAGCACCCCCTAGatatttttaacaaagcagCCCCGGTTGTACATTTCAGCAAGATCTATGAACATTTGGAGGTATATGAAAGAGCCCAAGACCAACAATTAGCACTATATGCTAAAAGGATCAGTAAGTGGCCAATTTTTGCCCATTTACAGAAGTCATCTTTATGCCCACTTCTCCTAGATGTTTCATCTGATTGATTTCAAACCGACTCCGTTCTCTGTGTATCTGATGAGTCACTTCGATGTGCGCACgtcaatatttttgttatctGTTATTTTGCAtatcattggaaaaaaaaataacattttgaatcaaaataagttCTGCACGTTACAGTAAGTGTAATGCAGTAGCCTAATGCATGTGTAAGacctgttgtgttttattgtgtattATGGTATAACTGTGCCGagcattttttcaaaaacaggcaGCAGATAGAGTatagtagagtataagagatcatccagggccatgttgcaaaaagctctttttcccactgttttaaaatgaaacgatttgtgaaaaaataaataaactgaaactTTTGCGAAAAATTatgaaactttttatttttcaattctaatgctaatctatgcaaaatgaaaacagatagaaatatatacaaattcTACTCTGAATTTCTTGGGCACAACCAACAACACTCGCTATACCTCAATTCTTTCAATTATTATATGCTTCCCGCTTATAAACCAGTTTTCTTAATTCAGAAAAGGCCCTacagatacatttttatatatgtcACAGGTACACGaaagagcaaaaaataataaagcaaGACAGGTCCGAACAACAGTGGCAACGCCATTTTTCCTCGTCGTTCATTATTGTTGTCCGGCAGTCGAGTTAGTGCCAAacggcaaacaaaaataaataaataataaagacaaTCGCTTACCTCTTTGAGACAGCGGTGACCGGGAACATGTTAAAAGATTCtataatttgtcatcatttgcgtgttccaaaaaatttggagatgagacttctttgtggaaaggcccttgcaaggatgatttattacagagaatctccggtcacacaacactgaacatcacgtaaaaggtggaattccagggtgcgcctgtgccccctcttttgcggaatacagcttttatagaatccaaatcagtaggagaacacctatttctcctcccatcatgaataagtaaaacagattggttctcacacaatatgttacataatggaATTTTTGTACACAGTTCGCAGCTGTGTtgtcttttagacaaaatatactctcagggtacttttcgtacttttttcccaaaacaatatctcacaaacaaattgaactggatttagagtgtccgtgagtgatggtgcgaacagagaatgtgtgtgtgtgtgtgtgtgtgtgtgtgctctctcaaagcagaatctgttctcacgaagagaatgtgtgtgcgcaaaacactgagaaggaatttttagacaaaaacaaggttaaggtcaaattatactgagttcaacacgatttcacctgctctacacatctataaaacatttcaacatggttaatatatgaaataaagaattaaaagtgttaataatgtataacaaacaCCGGCAAGAGCAGGATTGTCATCGTAagagcatgcatgcatgcatggcccccaacaaaatgtttactacataTGAGGGTGAAAGGCTCACTTTGCGGGCATTAAACTGTTTTAGAGGTCCGCACAAGTTGATCCACGTTCACATTTATCTCTCTGAagttttggctttgggaaacgAATAAAGAATACATCCTTCATATGCGGACGGCCGTAGTGTCTGGAGTCGTTTCTGTAAGTTCCATAACAGCTCTGTTTACTctgcatgttttttcccccggaGATAAACGTGAACAAAACAAGCAGTACTAGCATAGATTGGCAATTGTGCCACTTTTTGACCTCCTTCCggctcaaactttttttcttttatttttttctgggagagctcagtattgatcatttgacatgtcatcatcattgttctccctttttttttgtatgtggatgcgtgtgtgcgtgtgtgcgtgcgtgcgtgcgtgtaataaaaataaaaaaaaatcctataccgttcacctaaaccgaacacttcaaaatccagccagagtcgtggggccgccaggagacccgaagagggaccaaagaaaagaaagaaaagcaaagcccagcaccgaccagacaccacccaccgggccactaaccagagtccttcaccaaccccagagacatctaaattccaacaaatcagggagacctcaagggcccaaaggagaaactgaggaaaggtagaaaggacagacgaagcagagtgagatccacagacaccagcctccaccgattcaatgacctgagggagaaacagattgtgtctgagtttcgatagatgctggtgtggtggatctggcattcatgaaaatctccaccaaagaggggagccgtcgacccctgccaggacagagcaagcgcaacacctcagggccccccaggccgcggcagcgccaaaggatgacccccgggccccgcaggggccaccggctggagagcaaacccaggagcaggagcgccctccaccccaacgcggcccgcgcctcccacccaacgcagcagaacggggcactgcaggcccaccaggcaccccaccggcccccacaaccccgctccccccacgacccccccgtcccccatccaccccaaccaaGCCCCAACCgaccccaggtccccaaatccccagacacccccccaccccagcaccacCACCCCCGCACCCTAACCACCACcaaccccccaaccaagccacccccgtcccccgcccccaccaaccgacagccccccagcccccgacccccagaccccagacacaccgcacccaggcatcggcgccgaagaggggccgggcagcggagcggagagggcatccgcgccaaccccaccccccaccacttggagggacggaacaccagggacagaaggggagatgggggcaccggaggacgggcggcacccccgaaccccaggcccagtggggagaggccccggtcgtcaccccaatgacctaagtgaaaaactaaccctgttactgagttcgccagctcgccgacttaatgggggggggggggggtgcacacggacaggggaccgcagcactgctccatactgcggcctgccccaaccgatgaccccccccccccccagttgtgtggtgcattaaaattggaggggagctgcagggcagagacggtgtctccaccctaccccactcccccccaaagtgtgttatgtgccctctatgtctaaaatgtattgtgcaaaactagtgcagtgagttaagaggggcGACCAGCtggacccccccccaccccaccgggaccccggctcgctccccggatactggggcccgcccgaagtgcccggaggcccaccggagcggggcgggcacaacaccaaccccgcccaccctcccggcccccggagcgccgagacccgggccacggatggaacccccggcccaggggagggggagggggaggggacggggggaggagacgacaggaagggcaggaggcagcggcagggccgcagagagagggggagaggaggaggaagggcaacgagggagaagggacagggaggcggaggacgggcggggagaggcgaagagggagaggaagcaagggggaggaagggggaggggagagggaaccacggggcaccccggcggcccacaggccccgaaccgcgtcgccgggcccagagcgacggaccgcgccggggcggcgccgccccgaacaccagggagagccccgcaacacagcaccccccacgagacccagggaacgaccaagacgcagccgccacccagcagccaacagaggggcagacccgcccacgcccagccagaggGGGACAgtacctgtagagttagtcccctggcatgcagtgaatccgaatattagcccttagtgcccattggaggtgaatctgctcgatcctgttggcagcaactgggttcctgactataaaaacccaaccattagttacaaactgccaaatgcagagacatcaatgtaagttatcacgatgtggtggctctcgctaacaggcagaattaaataaccagaattaggttaaaatattctatatacgtagaccatatttctatgaattttgatatttgttttttatttgaggccgatattttttccattaaaatgtgatttatgaggaggttaggtTCCGGCTCAAACTTAAAAACTGTTATTGCATAGCCTATAAGgattgttttttaaactatgCTACTCACGTGACATGCTAAAATGTTGCCAGAGAATGCGAAAAATTAAACCTGAAATACAAGTGTGCGCATGTTGTATATGTGTGCTTCTGCGCATGCGTGTGTATTTCTGGGGTAACACCGTCTAGAACAACCACTGCCCGCGACCCTTTTGAGGAAcaagtggttcagataatggatggatggatttcaaaGTTGGTGTTTGCATTttgaaagttaaaacaaacaaccagtcatttttctatttttaatatctatttcacacaaacatgcacacatacaaacatggtctgcCAGGCGGGGAAGCAAATCCAtgccaacctgcatcgtaggcaagtgacagttccactccgccacctggagcccagtTACCCTGTGGGAGTTGAATGCCAGTTTTGCTACCGATTACACGCTCCGCCCTCTTCAAAACAAGTGTGACATATCAGTGGTGTTTCACACACGTGATCACCTCTGTATGAATTTGTATTACAAGCTGGATTGAAGTGAAACCTCAAGCGATCAGAAACCTCAAATAATCAAGGTAAATTAAATCTTCTATCTTATTTCAGCAAGTGTGACTCTAGGACCCTTATGGAGAATGGTAGACTTTTTTTATGTgaacatttgtttcttttttgtctaCATGAGCTCGAGAGTCTgaagatttttaaataataaaaactaaatcctcataaaaaaaaacctgtttgaATATTTCTCAGTGTCAACAATAACGATGAACATAAACGATAATTTTGATATGTAGAAATACAGTGTGGTTGACCTGTGTTTTGTATGGGAACGTGGGTCCCACAGACCCTGAACACCATacaagggttaaaaaaaacccttattaaaaaaacaacaactctttgTGCAGGTTCTAGATAAAATCCTTGAAACAAAAGGGTTCTCACAATAACTTAGTGTGTTAATTCTAGATGAAACCCCAGCAATATAAAAGGGTTCTTTGTGGAACTCGTGAAGGTTCTGGATGAAACCCTTGTAATATAAAAGGGCTCTCAGTGAAACTTGCTGTGAAGGTTTTGGATGAAATCCTTGAAACATCACAGGGTTCTCACTGGAACTCTTGTGTGAGATCTAGACGAAACCCTTAAAGGGTTCTTTGTTGAACCTCTCATACAGGGTTCTGGGTGGAACCTTTCACAGATGGTTCTGGGTATTACCCATTATGTTCTCGGTAGAACCCTTTGGAAGGGTTCCAGGTGGAACCTTCATAAACAGTTCTAACAGGAACCCAAAAAGGGTtctcctatgaggacaagctgAGGAACCTAAAAAGGTTCTAACAAGCAGTTTTACTTCTAAAATTATACGGTGCTATTTCCTTTCAATCTCTTTTTCATTCGCGACTGAGGAAGACACAGTTCTCACAACAGTCGCtttcttcacaaaaaaacatagctAGAAGAATTGAGGACGATCAACAATGTCCGTCCTGCTTGGACGTCTTTAAAGAGCCTGTCATTCTGCCGTGTAGTCACAGCTTCTGTCGTGTGTGTACACtcaaccacacacaaaaaaaagaaaagaaaagagagcaatgatgatgacatgtcaaatcggtaaaattatagaatgaacaatactgagctctccagaaaaaaaaaaaaattaaattaaaaaaataataattaaaatacagaGTGAATGTAGAAGAAATACATTTGAGAGAAAATAtgtgtatattattttttctttaagtgCAAATGAAGCAATAAAtcacattcaacaaaaacaatctCACCTCACCAcacgcaaaaatatttttttttaaatcaccaaaAAGAATATTTTGAAACAATGATGACACCAGGCCATGAATGACTCAATTAAATTTGCCCTAAATTTCAATACCTTCTTTTTTATTCAACTTATTGCTGCCTAAATTGGtgtggtgtacctaatgtagtgaCCAGTGCTTGTGACGGCAGCTGCGAAAAAGTGTGAGAAAGTGAAGCCGTCGCgcattcataaaattaaaagaaaggaaaacaaaaaacaaataacagaCCAAAACCGAAAACTAGGACATAATAACACTTCTATAAGTCAGAGCCAGGAATAACAGAAGCTGTACAACAAATTATGAGAAAACATTAAATAGTCTATACAGTAGTAAAACCACACTAAAAAACTCAGACAACTCATGCACCCGAAAGACactataaatatacagtaatatcGTTTATGAAATTCCACGAAAATCTTGTAATAAAATTGTTCCTTGCAGAGTTTCAGCTCTTAAAAGACCTGATATAGGTCGCAGCCGTCCACCCAATCAGCTGCTtgctagaagaaaaaaaaagttcacttttgTGTTTAGAGGAAGCACTAATGccacattgatttaaaaaaagaaaatgtatatattttttagccaCAATCCAGGGAATTAATTGTGCTCAAACACATTGGATGTAAGAATAAGGCAGGAATGAACCAATTATTTTAGTTGTCGGTTAATTAGTAGTTGCAGCTCTAAAGTAGTTAAGCAATTTCACAAGGATAAACGTTATATGATGGTAAAGTCGCATTTGACAATAATTTAGTTTTCATGAGAATAAAACAAACAGTAATGAGAcgcgcaaaaacaaaaaaacaacaactacaaaGCAATagcattatcttttttttttcctggagaaaaaaaaagcaaagaaaaaagcaATAGCTTTATCTAGTGCAGTGGTTCTGAACCTTCTTTCAGTGATGTACGCCCTGTGAAAgattttttcagccaagtacgcCCTAACCAGTGAAAAACGTTTTTGGTTGGAAAAACAAACGAACaaacaaaa
This genomic interval carries:
- the LOC144038744 gene encoding C-type lectin LmsL-like; amino-acid sequence: MKMAHTLCWIFLLCIHCRLWTGAWSKGTIHAKDKSCPQGWTRLNCRCFIYQDNQRAFTDAESVCNILGGNLASFHNFVEGFSIVGLLFDSGYNGTENIWIGLHDAIEDDDFIWTDGSQVDLAFLQSNFNFQPDGNGDCVFFSGLGLTDGSCTDEFGYVCSRDLLHS